In Devosia beringensis, a single window of DNA contains:
- a CDS encoding chemotaxis protein CheW: MEALGMRDEMGDKSAIAAQNSLQLIAFSIGEQTYGVEITTVREIRAWNGATPLPNTREFVRGVINLRGTIVPIFDLRARFGDGPTSPTKNHVVVVMSVGDKWVGILVDAVSDILTVSRDDIHNVPEGNSVDTELLNGIVTHDSRMVGLIDLHAVVSGAKLDG, translated from the coding sequence ATGGAAGCGCTCGGTATGCGCGACGAGATGGGCGACAAGTCCGCGATCGCCGCCCAAAATTCTCTGCAGTTGATCGCTTTCTCGATCGGCGAACAGACCTATGGTGTGGAGATCACCACGGTGCGGGAAATCCGCGCCTGGAATGGTGCAACGCCGCTGCCCAATACGCGCGAATTCGTGCGCGGGGTGATCAATCTGCGCGGCACGATCGTGCCGATCTTTGATCTGCGCGCCCGCTTTGGCGACGGCCCGACCTCGCCCACCAAGAACCACGTCGTGGTGGTGATGAGCGTTGGCGACAAATGGGTCGGCATCCTGGTCGATGCGGTCAGCGACATCCTGACGGTGTCGCGCGACGACATTCACAATGTCCCCGAAGGCAATTCGGTCGATACCGAACTGCTCAACGGAATTGTCACCCATGACAGCCGCATGGTCGGCCTTATCGACCTGCATGCCGTGGTCAGCGGCGCCAAGCTGGACGGCTAG
- a CDS encoding methyl-accepting chemotaxis protein — MRLFPRLKIAQKLPLALVGSALLVGAGVGLASYWIGLGTVQQQREQSMQASLQTAVALVSDYYASAEVDLRLFVQRSDTVTAMKNLTRALDELRMGLKERAALQLQTAYVTESPNPEDRAAVDSNIMAASYDAPHKRYHPGFRTLMQERAYADVLLISMAGDVVYSVAKNTDFATNVVADTAMAGSGLGQIFASAKDLPEGEAAFIDYSNYAPTGVAASFMAMPVFEKAEVTGVMVLAIPTDVISARVAALSGLGLSGEVVLVGGDGLLRTESPRTDTPDVLQASLSSDVVARALAGESAEGTSTDYRAAPMVVRAQAVSVGDVSWAVVAVQPEEEVYAAVTHMGTMIVLVGGGLLALAALAGYFFARSVSRPLSRLTETMEALAEGDLDVTVAGTARQDEIGAMAGAVEVFRENGLKMAQMTEAEAAQIIRSQADRAAMMADLQRAFGAVVDAAIAGDFSRQVEAEFPDDELNTLARSVNNLVSTFNRGVTDIGVVLAALADTDLTKRMEGDYEGAFAKLKTDTNAVADKLGDVVGQLKDTSRTLKTATGEILSGANDLSERTTKQAATIEETSATMEQLAATVLQNAQRANDAAAVAANVTRTAEEGGQVMGQATDAMERITQSSAKISNIIGLIDDIAFQTNLLALNASVEAARAGDAGKGFAVVAVEVRRLAQSAASASADVKALIEQSATEVKGGSRLVADAAAKLASMLGEARTSNALMSGIAKESREQASSIDEVNTAVRTMDEMTQHNAALVEEINAAIEQTEAQASELDRIVDIFAIDDSAVRTRQATPGQPVPAAAKGFGEGARGLQNKLKSVAKSYLSHGNTAVERDWNEF, encoded by the coding sequence ATGAGATTGTTTCCGCGCCTGAAGATTGCCCAGAAATTGCCGCTGGCGCTGGTGGGGTCCGCCCTGCTGGTAGGGGCGGGCGTCGGCCTGGCCAGTTACTGGATCGGGCTGGGGACGGTGCAGCAGCAGCGCGAACAATCCATGCAGGCATCGCTGCAGACGGCAGTGGCGCTGGTCAGTGACTATTACGCGAGTGCCGAAGTCGATCTGCGCCTGTTCGTGCAGCGCTCCGATACCGTGACGGCGATGAAGAACCTGACGCGCGCGCTCGACGAGTTGCGCATGGGCCTCAAGGAACGCGCGGCCCTGCAGCTGCAGACCGCATATGTCACCGAAAGTCCCAACCCGGAAGACCGCGCCGCCGTCGACAGCAATATCATGGCGGCAAGCTATGATGCGCCGCACAAGCGCTACCATCCCGGCTTCCGCACGCTGATGCAGGAACGCGCCTATGCCGACGTGCTGCTGATCAGCATGGCGGGCGACGTGGTCTATTCAGTCGCCAAGAATACCGATTTCGCCACCAACGTGGTCGCCGATACTGCCATGGCCGGTTCGGGCCTGGGCCAGATCTTTGCTTCAGCCAAGGACCTCCCCGAGGGTGAAGCGGCCTTTATCGACTATTCCAACTATGCACCGACCGGTGTGGCGGCGAGCTTCATGGCCATGCCGGTGTTCGAAAAGGCAGAGGTCACCGGCGTCATGGTGCTGGCCATCCCCACCGATGTGATCAGCGCCCGGGTCGCGGCGCTGTCGGGTCTCGGGTTGAGCGGCGAAGTGGTGCTGGTGGGCGGCGATGGCCTGTTGCGCACCGAGTCGCCGCGGACCGACACACCGGACGTGCTGCAGGCGAGCCTCAGCTCCGATGTGGTTGCGCGGGCCCTGGCCGGCGAATCCGCCGAAGGCACCAGCACCGACTATCGTGCTGCGCCCATGGTGGTGCGGGCGCAGGCGGTGAGCGTGGGCGACGTCTCCTGGGCCGTGGTAGCGGTGCAACCGGAAGAAGAAGTCTATGCCGCGGTCACCCATATGGGCACGATGATCGTGCTGGTGGGCGGCGGGCTGCTGGCCCTGGCCGCTTTGGCGGGCTATTTCTTCGCCCGCTCGGTCAGCCGGCCGCTCAGCCGGTTGACAGAGACCATGGAAGCCCTGGCCGAGGGCGATCTCGACGTGACCGTTGCGGGTACGGCGCGTCAGGACGAGATCGGCGCCATGGCCGGCGCCGTGGAAGTGTTCCGCGAAAACGGGCTCAAGATGGCGCAGATGACCGAGGCGGAAGCGGCCCAGATTATCCGCAGTCAGGCCGACCGCGCCGCCATGATGGCGGATCTGCAGCGCGCCTTCGGCGCCGTGGTTGATGCGGCGATTGCCGGCGATTTCAGCCGGCAGGTGGAGGCCGAGTTCCCCGATGACGAACTCAACACGCTGGCGCGCTCGGTCAACAATCTGGTGAGTACCTTCAATCGCGGCGTCACCGATATCGGGGTGGTGCTGGCGGCGTTGGCCGATACCGACCTGACGAAGCGCATGGAGGGCGACTACGAGGGGGCCTTTGCCAAGCTCAAGACCGATACCAATGCGGTGGCCGACAAGCTCGGCGACGTGGTCGGCCAGCTCAAGGACACCTCGCGCACGCTCAAGACCGCGACCGGGGAAATCCTGAGCGGCGCCAATGACCTGTCCGAACGCACCACCAAGCAGGCGGCGACCATCGAAGAGACCTCGGCGACGATGGAACAGCTGGCGGCGACAGTGCTGCAGAATGCGCAGCGGGCCAATGATGCCGCGGCGGTGGCCGCCAATGTGACGCGTACGGCCGAGGAGGGTGGGCAGGTGATGGGCCAGGCCACCGATGCCATGGAGCGCATCACCCAGAGCTCGGCCAAGATCTCCAACATTATCGGGCTGATCGACGATATTGCCTTCCAGACCAACCTGCTGGCGCTGAACGCCTCGGTGGAAGCCGCCCGGGCGGGCGACGCCGGCAAGGGTTTTGCCGTGGTGGCGGTGGAAGTGCGCCGGCTGGCGCAATCGGCCGCCAGCGCCTCGGCGGACGTCAAGGCGCTGATCGAGCAGAGCGCCACCGAGGTCAAGGGCGGCTCACGGCTGGTGGCCGATGCCGCCGCCAAGCTTGCCTCGATGCTGGGGGAGGCGCGCACCTCCAATGCGCTGATGAGCGGCATTGCCAAGGAAAGCCGCGAGCAGGCTTCCTCGATCGACGAGGTCAACACCGCCGTGCGGACCATGGACGAGATGACCCAGCACAATGCGGCACTGGTCGAAGAGATCAATGCGGCCATCGAGCAGACCGAGGCGCAGGCCAGCGAACTCGATCGCATCGTGGATATCTTTGCCATCGATGACAGCGCGGTCCGGACGCGCCAGGCCACTCCCGGCCAGCCGGTGCCCGCCGCTGCCAAGGGCTTTGGCGAGGGTGCACGGGGTCTGCAGAACAAGCTCAAATCGGTGGCCAAATCCTATCTGAGCCATGGCAATACGGCGGTCGAGCGGGACTGGAACGAGTTCTAG
- a CDS encoding methyl-accepting chemotaxis protein, whose protein sequence is MKAISGFFGNIKLTTAIAGLVLTSIVVTIVAFSVSGYINLRQQSVEQSITQQVSNLQVAGTILEKRLSGSAVTWAEDGSVAAFQTYSIPFFHDNGAVDAVTHITKGAAVIFGLDKDSQQFVAKSTSFVGADGARIIDFVLDPASPEHAALTANQPYFGTVTMNGAQLFGAFQPIATLKNDLIGAYFVGSDVAAAEASANEAVPGMVVMGLVLIGVLGAISLVVTRLLMRPIPRIATAMEAIAAGDFATEVPYVNRGNELGAMARAVEVFRASGLRISEMTEAEAARIIADQQARQEMMTQLQSAFGAVVDAAVAGDFSKQVAVEFPDPELNGLAASINSLVATFNRGVTGIGAVLGALANTDLTQRMGGDYDGAFATLKSDVNAVADKLSEVVGQLRETSGTLKTATGEILSGANDLSERTTRQAATIEETSAAMEQLARTVIKNAELAGEASTVAGTVTQAAEDGGQVMHQATEAMERITQSSAKISNIIGLIDDIAFQTNLLALNASVEAARAGDAGKGFAVVAVEVRRLAQSAASASAEVKVLIEQSATEVAGGSRLVVDAAGKLEAVLGASRSSSALMIDIARESRQQAGSIDEVSTAVRTMDEMTQHNAALVEEINAAIEQTEAQASALDGIVDIFAVGHAGQRHAAVPARDVPAEGRRAPAPRAYLSHGNAAIDRDWNEF, encoded by the coding sequence ATGAAAGCCATTTCGGGATTTTTTGGCAATATCAAGCTGACAACGGCGATCGCCGGGCTGGTATTGACCAGCATCGTGGTCACCATCGTGGCGTTTTCGGTCAGCGGTTATATCAACCTGCGCCAGCAATCGGTCGAGCAGAGCATCACCCAGCAGGTGTCCAATCTGCAGGTGGCCGGCACGATCCTCGAAAAGCGGCTGTCCGGCTCGGCAGTGACCTGGGCCGAAGATGGATCGGTCGCAGCGTTCCAGACCTATTCTATCCCGTTCTTTCACGACAACGGCGCGGTTGACGCGGTGACCCATATAACCAAGGGCGCGGCCGTCATTTTCGGCCTCGACAAGGACAGCCAGCAGTTTGTGGCCAAGTCGACCAGCTTTGTCGGTGCCGATGGCGCGCGCATCATTGATTTCGTCCTCGACCCGGCCTCGCCCGAACATGCGGCGCTCACGGCCAACCAGCCCTATTTCGGTACGGTGACGATGAACGGGGCGCAGTTGTTTGGCGCCTTTCAGCCGATTGCTACCCTCAAGAACGACCTTATCGGCGCCTATTTCGTGGGCAGCGATGTGGCGGCGGCGGAAGCCAGCGCCAATGAGGCTGTGCCCGGCATGGTGGTGATGGGGTTGGTGCTGATCGGTGTGCTCGGCGCCATCAGCCTGGTGGTCACGCGCCTGCTGATGCGCCCGATTCCGCGCATCGCCACGGCCATGGAAGCCATTGCCGCCGGCGATTTCGCCACCGAAGTGCCCTATGTCAACCGCGGCAACGAGCTGGGCGCCATGGCGCGGGCGGTGGAAGTGTTCCGCGCCAGCGGCTTGCGCATCAGCGAGATGACCGAGGCCGAGGCAGCGCGCATCATTGCCGACCAGCAGGCGCGCCAGGAAATGATGACGCAGCTGCAATCGGCTTTCGGCGCGGTGGTCGATGCCGCCGTGGCCGGCGATTTCAGCAAGCAGGTGGCGGTGGAATTCCCTGATCCGGAACTGAACGGGCTGGCGGCCAGCATCAATTCGCTGGTGGCCACCTTCAATCGCGGTGTCACCGGCATCGGCGCGGTGCTGGGTGCCCTGGCCAATACCGATCTGACGCAGCGCATGGGCGGCGACTATGACGGCGCCTTTGCCACGCTCAAGAGCGACGTCAATGCGGTGGCCGACAAGCTGTCTGAGGTGGTCGGGCAGTTGCGCGAGACATCGGGCACGCTCAAGACGGCGACCGGCGAGATCCTGAGCGGCGCCAATGACCTTTCCGAACGGACCACGCGACAGGCGGCCACAATCGAGGAAACCTCGGCGGCGATGGAACAGCTGGCGCGGACGGTGATCAAGAATGCCGAACTGGCAGGCGAGGCCAGCACGGTGGCCGGTACGGTGACCCAGGCGGCCGAGGATGGTGGCCAGGTGATGCATCAGGCCACCGAGGCGATGGAGCGGATCACCCAGAGTTCGGCCAAGATCTCCAACATTATCGGGCTTATCGACGACATTGCCTTCCAGACAAATCTCCTGGCGCTGAACGCCTCGGTTGAAGCGGCGCGGGCGGGTGACGCGGGCAAGGGCTTTGCCGTGGTGGCGGTGGAAGTGCGCCGGCTGGCGCAATCGGCGGCCAGCGCCTCGGCCGAGGTCAAGGTGCTGATCGAGCAGAGTGCGACCGAGGTGGCGGGCGGCTCGAGGCTCGTAGTCGATGCGGCCGGCAAGCTCGAAGCCGTGCTGGGCGCCTCGCGGTCATCGAGCGCGCTGATGATCGATATTGCCCGCGAAAGCCGGCAGCAGGCGGGCTCGATCGACGAGGTCTCGACCGCCGTGCGGACCATGGATGAAATGACCCAGCACAATGCGGCGTTGGTTGAAGAGATCAATGCAGCGATCGAGCAGACCGAAGCCCAGGCCAGCGCGCTGGACGGCATTGTCGACATCTTCGCCGTGGGTCATGCGGGCCAGCGCCACGCAGCCGTGCCGGCCCGAGACGTGCCGGCGGAGGGGCGCCGCGCCCCCGCACCCCGGGCCTATCTCAGCCATGGCAATGCTGCCATTGATCGCGACTGGAACGAATTCTAG
- a CDS encoding chemotaxis protein CheD, producing the protein MALANALPPEFDRGVVTTVHQGDCHVSNAVDLTFSTVLGSCISACVRDVVANVGGMNHFLLAVQSGAAKDRYGASARYGAFAMEQLINKVLAQGSGRKSNLEIKVFGGGKINAALDDVGAKNIEFVHEFLAAEGYTAASKDLGGNYARRVLFKPHSGRAFVKRLDSDSGANVAREEIALATRRVVIPAPVDDIELF; encoded by the coding sequence ATGGCACTGGCCAATGCACTCCCGCCCGAATTCGATCGCGGCGTGGTTACTACTGTCCACCAGGGTGACTGTCATGTCTCCAATGCGGTGGATCTGACCTTTTCGACCGTGCTTGGTTCCTGCATCTCGGCCTGTGTGCGCGATGTCGTGGCCAATGTCGGGGGTATGAACCACTTCCTGCTCGCCGTGCAGTCGGGCGCGGCCAAGGATCGCTACGGCGCCTCGGCGCGCTATGGCGCCTTTGCCATGGAGCAATTGATCAACAAGGTGCTCGCCCAGGGCAGTGGCCGCAAGTCGAACCTCGAAATCAAAGTATTCGGCGGCGGCAAGATCAATGCGGCGCTTGACGATGTCGGGGCCAAGAACATCGAGTTCGTGCACGAATTTCTTGCAGCTGAAGGTTATACGGCGGCCAGCAAGGATCTGGGCGGAAATTATGCGCGACGGGTGCTGTTCAAGCCGCATTCCGGACGCGCCTTCGTCAAGCGGCTGGACAGCGATTCGGGTGCCAATGTGGCGCGCGAGGAAATCGCCCTGGCCACGCGCCGGGTGGTCATTCCCGCGCCGGTGGACGATATCGAATTGTTCTAG
- a CDS encoding protein-glutamate methylesterase/protein-glutamine glutaminase translates to MSIKVLVVDDSALIREVLTRTLTRDGDIEVVGTATDPIDAREKIKQLNPDVVTLDIEMPNMNGLQFLEKLMRLRPTPVIMVSTLTKKGASETLLALELGAVDFVAKPSAEFAGGIEAFGVGLRDKIRAAAKSDVRGRSNTRAEAPRVALKTAAAPHGALIAIGASTGGVEAIRAVLAQMPGDCPPIVIAQHMPPGFTSRFAARLDEVCSLKVVEAEDRMLLLPGHAYVAKGDYHLRVEKSSGQLKCRLTQDELTSGHRPSVDILFESVAKTVGNMAVGAILTGMGRDGARGLKMMRDAGAYTVGQSKSSALVYGMPRVAFEEGAVVEQAPVEEIASRLANALVRLKSAA, encoded by the coding sequence ATGAGTATCAAGGTCCTCGTGGTCGACGATTCGGCGCTGATCCGTGAAGTCCTGACCCGCACACTGACGCGCGACGGCGATATCGAGGTGGTGGGAACCGCCACCGATCCGATCGATGCGCGCGAGAAGATCAAGCAGCTCAACCCCGATGTGGTGACGCTCGATATCGAAATGCCCAATATGAACGGGCTGCAGTTTCTCGAAAAACTGATGCGGCTGCGGCCGACGCCGGTCATCATGGTGTCGACGCTGACCAAAAAGGGTGCCAGCGAAACCTTGCTGGCGCTCGAACTGGGTGCCGTCGATTTCGTGGCCAAGCCCAGCGCCGAATTTGCCGGCGGCATCGAGGCCTTCGGCGTGGGCCTGCGTGACAAGATCCGCGCTGCGGCCAAGTCCGATGTGCGCGGGCGCTCCAATACGCGGGCCGAGGCCCCGCGGGTTGCCCTCAAGACGGCTGCCGCGCCGCATGGCGCACTGATTGCCATTGGCGCATCGACCGGTGGCGTCGAGGCCATCCGCGCCGTGCTGGCGCAGATGCCGGGCGACTGTCCGCCCATCGTCATCGCCCAGCACATGCCACCCGGCTTTACCAGCCGGTTTGCGGCGCGGCTCGATGAAGTCTGTTCGCTCAAGGTGGTGGAAGCGGAAGACCGCATGCTGCTGCTGCCCGGCCATGCCTATGTGGCCAAGGGCGACTATCACCTGCGGGTGGAAAAATCCTCAGGACAGCTCAAGTGCCGGCTGACCCAGGACGAGTTGACCTCGGGCCATCGTCCCAGCGTCGACATCCTGTTTGAATCGGTGGCCAAGACGGTGGGCAATATGGCGGTGGGCGCGATCCTGACCGGCATGGGGCGCGACGGCGCGCGTGGCCTCAAGATGATGCGCGATGCCGGCGCCTATACGGTGGGGCAGAGCAAATCCTCGGCCCTGGTCTATGGCATGCCGCGCGTTGCCTTCGAAGAAGGCGCCGTTGTCGAGCAGGCGCCGGTCGAAGAGATCGCCAGCCGCCTGGCTAACGCGCTGGTGCGGCTCAAGTCTGCAGCCTGA
- a CDS encoding response regulator, whose amino-acid sequence MPKASAVSVLIVDDQQSMRGICKYILTQLGFKDIIEAKSGRDALGKLEKSNVDLIISDWNMEDIDGLTLLKVIRKHPRTQAMPFIMATGRSDKEQVKEAISFGVNNYIIKPFDASTMKKRIEAVIGALS is encoded by the coding sequence ATGCCTAAAGCCAGCGCAGTCAGTGTTCTCATCGTCGATGATCAGCAGTCCATGCGCGGTATCTGCAAGTACATCCTCACCCAGCTCGGCTTCAAGGATATCATCGAGGCCAAGAGTGGCCGCGACGCCCTGGGCAAGCTGGAAAAGTCCAATGTCGACCTGATCATTTCCGACTGGAACATGGAAGACATTGACGGGCTGACCTTGCTCAAGGTGATCCGCAAGCATCCGCGTACCCAGGCCATGCCGTTCATCATGGCGACCGGCCGTTCCGACAAGGAACAGGTCAAGGAAGCCATTTCCTTTGGCGTGAACAATTACATCATCAAGCCGTTCGACGCCTCCACCATGAAAAAGCGTATCGAGGCGGTCATCGGCGCGCTGAGCTGA
- a CDS encoding CheR family methyltransferase encodes MEQGEISLSEREFARIKGRVYQVAGISLSDAKRTLVVSRLSKIVRALGLPSFDAYIDFLERGGTGQDGQEFVNALTTNLTRFYREDHHFDHLRKYVEGLLASKPRGSRLRIWSAGCSTGQEPYTIGMDLLGAFPELKRWDFKILATDIDTAVIEKAARGVYPENELSGLSRERAAPFTQPGDGTIRVPEVVRSLVSFKPLNLIGAWPMKGPFDAVFCRNVAIYFDKQTQGEVFGRFTKLIAPEGFLYIGHSENVGSGGDGLRLVGKTIYQAKAKQNKQEAA; translated from the coding sequence ATGGAACAGGGGGAAATCTCCCTTAGCGAACGTGAATTTGCGCGGATCAAAGGTCGCGTTTATCAGGTCGCAGGAATCTCGCTGAGTGATGCCAAACGGACGCTGGTGGTCTCGCGCCTGTCCAAGATCGTGCGCGCGCTCGGCCTGCCAAGCTTTGATGCCTATATCGATTTTCTCGAGCGCGGCGGCACCGGCCAGGATGGCCAGGAATTCGTCAACGCGCTGACCACCAATCTGACCCGGTTCTATCGCGAGGACCATCACTTCGATCACCTGCGCAAATATGTCGAGGGCCTGCTCGCGAGCAAGCCACGCGGCAGCCGGCTGCGCATCTGGTCGGCGGGGTGCTCGACGGGCCAGGAACCCTATACGATCGGCATGGACCTGCTGGGCGCCTTTCCCGAACTCAAGCGCTGGGACTTCAAGATCCTGGCCACCGATATCGATACGGCGGTCATCGAAAAGGCGGCCCGTGGCGTCTATCCGGAAAATGAGCTGAGCGGGCTGTCGCGCGAACGCGCCGCGCCGTTCACCCAGCCTGGCGACGGCACCATAAGGGTGCCCGAGGTGGTGCGCAGCCTCGTCTCGTTCAAGCCGCTCAACCTGATCGGCGCCTGGCCGATGAAGGGGCCCTTCGATGCCGTGTTCTGCCGCAATGTGGCGATCTATTTCGACAAGCAGACACAGGGCGAAGTGTTCGGCCGCTTTACCAAGCTGATCGCGCCTGAAGGCTTTCTCTATATCGGCCATTCGGAAAATGTCGGCTCGGGCGGCGACGGGCTGCGGCTCGTCGGCAAGACCATTTACCAGGCCAAGGCCAAACAGAACAAGCAGGAGGCAGCATGA